CACGGTGAAAAACCACCTGAAATGCAAAAAAGTAGTCATCAGCGCCTCCCCTGCCAGCCATGCCGTTACTTTTGCCACAATTGATAAATTTATCAGCCAAGGCCCGTTTTGCGAAAGGATCAAGGCCAACGCCAATCGCATTTTCAGCAACATCTTCAAGGCCGAAGCCGAAGTCCACGGCGAAGAGCTGAAAAATGTGCACCTGCATGAAATCGGGGCCGACGATTCACTGATCGACATCCTGGGCTTTTGCTGGTTATGGGAAAAGCTTGACTGCTGCCCGCTGTTTTTCACCACCCTGGTCACCGGCCAAGGCAATATCCAGACCCGGCACGGGTTGCTGCCAGTGCCGCCGCCGGCGGTACTGAACCTGATCAAAGGTCTCGAATACCGCAGCGGCGCTATCGAGGACGAACTGCTGACGCCGACCGCAGCCGCCATCCTGGCCACTTGCGGTTGCCAGGCCGATGGCCGCCATACGGTCAAAGCGTTGAAAATCGGCAGCGGCGGCGGCCACAAGACTTTCGCCCAGGTTCCCAACATCCTGCGGGCCATCCTCTCGGAAAAAGAAAGCCTGGAAGCCAACGACCGCATCTGGGTGCTGGAATTCAACCTGGATGACAGCA
This window of the Candidatus Aminicenantes bacterium genome carries:
- the larC gene encoding nickel pincer cofactor biosynthesis protein LarC; protein product: LFQTNCGASGDMVLAAMIDLLDAGDEFKQTFENIGLAVTVAVEDTVKNHLKCKKVVISASPASHAVTFATIDKFISQGPFCERIKANANRIFSNIFKAEAEVHGEELKNVHLHEIGADDSLIDILGFCWLWEKLDCCPLFFTTLVTGQGNIQTRHGLLPVPPPAVLNLIKGLEYRSGAIEDELLTPTAAAILATCGCQADGRHTVKALKIGSGGGHKTFAQVPNILRAILSEKESLEANDRIWVLEFNLDDSSGEMVAAAGEKIIQAGAMDIFISSGLMKKGRPGFLLTVLCAETEREKVITAIFRESTAIGLRQRLEDRVILGRETRTIRVSGSDIRIKISSWQNRPMNIKPEFADVCLLADKKHISVKEAMLLAQGVINEKYGSYQD